From one Brevibacterium sp. 'Marine' genomic stretch:
- a CDS encoding PLP-dependent transferase, producing the protein MTQAFETRQIHAGQVPDPVTGSRALPIHQTTSFVFNDVDHAAARFALTDVGPVYSRLTNPTNEVVENRIADLEGGVHAVLTASGQSAAFLAITNVAGAGDHIVASSSLYGGTVNLFDVTLRKLGIETTFVDVDDHEAWKNAIQDNTKLLFGEVVSNPRSDILDIEAIAGIAHDAGVPLFVDNTLASPYLVRPIEHGADVVLHSATKYLGGHGNSVAGVLVDSGNFDYGAAPEKFPGFNEPDASYNGLVFARDLGAEGAFGVNVSFGLKARVQGLRDLGPSLSPTNAFLLAQGIETLSLRIERHVENANKVAAYLEAHSQVDRVAYAGLESSPWNGLAKKYLPNGVGSVLAFDIAGGYDAAVAFVDALELHSLVANIGDVRSLVIHPASTTHAQLDEEAQKAAGVNPALVRLSVGIEGIDDIIGDLDKGFAAAAAKAQTAA; encoded by the coding sequence ATGACCCAGGCATTCGAAACCCGCCAGATCCATGCCGGACAGGTACCCGACCCGGTCACCGGTTCCCGCGCCCTGCCGATCCATCAGACGACTTCGTTCGTGTTCAACGATGTCGACCACGCCGCAGCACGCTTTGCGCTGACCGACGTCGGCCCCGTCTACAGCCGCCTGACGAACCCGACGAACGAGGTCGTCGAGAACCGCATCGCCGATCTCGAGGGCGGCGTCCACGCCGTCCTCACCGCCTCGGGCCAGTCTGCGGCCTTCCTCGCGATCACGAACGTCGCCGGAGCCGGTGACCACATCGTGGCCAGCTCCAGCCTCTACGGCGGAACCGTCAACCTCTTCGACGTCACCCTGCGCAAGCTCGGCATCGAAACGACCTTCGTCGACGTCGACGACCACGAGGCGTGGAAGAACGCGATCCAGGACAACACGAAGCTCCTCTTCGGTGAGGTGGTGTCGAACCCGCGCTCGGACATCCTCGACATCGAGGCGATCGCCGGAATCGCTCACGATGCCGGTGTGCCGCTCTTCGTCGACAACACCCTCGCCAGCCCCTACCTCGTGCGTCCGATCGAACACGGTGCCGACGTCGTCCTCCATTCCGCCACGAAGTACCTCGGCGGCCACGGCAACTCCGTCGCCGGAGTCCTCGTCGACAGCGGCAACTTCGACTACGGCGCAGCGCCGGAGAAGTTCCCCGGCTTCAACGAACCCGACGCTTCCTACAACGGACTCGTCTTCGCCCGCGACCTCGGTGCCGAGGGAGCCTTCGGCGTCAACGTGTCCTTCGGCCTCAAGGCCCGCGTGCAGGGACTGCGCGACCTCGGGCCCTCGCTCAGCCCCACGAACGCATTCCTGCTGGCCCAGGGCATCGAGACTCTGAGCCTGCGCATCGAACGCCACGTGGAGAACGCGAACAAGGTCGCCGCCTACCTCGAGGCCCACAGCCAGGTCGACCGCGTCGCCTACGCCGGACTCGAGTCGAGCCCCTGGAACGGTCTGGCGAAGAAGTACCTGCCGAACGGCGTGGGTTCGGTCCTCGCCTTCGACATCGCCGGCGGCTACGACGCGGCAGTGGCCTTCGTCGACGCCCTCGAACTGCACTCGCTGGTGGCGAACATCGGCGACGTCCGCTCGCTCGTCATCCACCCGGCCTCGACCACGCACGCTCAGCTCGACGAGGAAGCCCAGAAAGCCGCCGGAGTCAACCCGGCCCTGGTGCGCCTGTCAGTGGGCATCGAAGGCATCGACGACATCATCGGCGACCTCGACAAGGGCTTCGCGGCGGCTGCGGCGAAGGCGCAGACCGCGGCCTGA
- a CDS encoding homoserine O-acetyltransferase encodes MTTQSTSVERILGFGTDSGHTFGTVEIAYETFGTLNADRSNAILIEHALTGDTRVTEWWAGVVGPGEAIDTDKYFVVCANSLGGCSGTTGPQSSYDDGLAYGSRFPRVTIRDMARLEHNLAQILGIDSWVAVIGGSMGGARALEFALLDSRKVRKCAVIAAPAFCEADQIAWAMMQERAIELDADYYSGDYSAVGSFPSHGLGLARQIAHLTYRNDVDLNERFSRRMRSEDYYEVTSYLDHQAKKLTARFDPHSYIVLTRALRDHDVRRGRSSDLTVALADACTDNLVISVSSDRLFPPEQVGILAEALPGRVRHHIVDSPVGHDGFLTETEKISAVLADFLAD; translated from the coding sequence ATGACCACCCAGAGCACTTCCGTCGAACGGATCCTGGGCTTCGGCACGGACTCCGGGCATACGTTCGGCACGGTCGAGATCGCCTATGAGACCTTCGGCACCCTCAACGCCGACCGGTCCAATGCGATCCTCATCGAGCATGCTCTGACCGGCGATACCCGCGTCACCGAATGGTGGGCGGGTGTCGTCGGCCCCGGGGAGGCCATCGACACCGACAAGTACTTCGTGGTGTGTGCGAACTCCCTGGGAGGCTGCTCGGGAACGACCGGGCCGCAGTCGTCCTATGATGACGGCCTGGCCTACGGCTCCCGATTCCCTCGGGTGACTATCCGCGACATGGCACGCCTGGAGCACAATCTCGCCCAGATCCTCGGCATCGACTCCTGGGTCGCCGTCATCGGCGGCTCCATGGGGGGTGCGCGAGCGCTCGAGTTTGCTCTGTTGGACAGTCGGAAGGTCCGCAAATGCGCGGTCATCGCCGCACCGGCCTTCTGCGAAGCAGATCAGATCGCCTGGGCGATGATGCAGGAACGCGCGATCGAACTCGACGCCGACTACTATTCCGGAGACTATTCGGCCGTCGGCAGCTTCCCCAGTCATGGCCTCGGCCTGGCTCGGCAGATCGCGCACCTGACGTATCGCAACGATGTCGACCTCAATGAACGCTTCTCTCGTCGGATGCGTTCGGAGGACTACTACGAGGTGACCTCGTACCTGGACCATCAGGCCAAGAAGCTCACCGCCCGGTTCGACCCGCACAGCTACATCGTGCTCACGCGTGCCCTGCGCGACCATGATGTGCGACGCGGCCGCTCCTCCGACCTCACGGTCGCACTGGCCGATGCCTGCACCGACAACCTCGTGATCTCCGTGTCCTCGGATCGGCTGTTCCCGCCGGAACAGGTGGGCATCCTCGCCGAGGCGCTGCCCGGAAGAGTCCGACACCACATCGTCGACTCCCCGGTCGGCCACGACGGGTTCCTCACCGAGACCGAGAAGATCTCCGCGGTCCTCGCCGACTTCCTCGCCGACTGA
- a CDS encoding acyl-CoA dehydrogenase family protein, with protein MKLSLDPKAINTVLDGQWADARRRGRTLAEEPSTHDDPADDLDTARAKTLDGVMMMAETGLPMTGLSPEMGGKNEHATNVAGFEETVTANPSLQIKAGVQFGLFGGAILHLGDQEQHHKWLLDAQSGRLLGSFAMTEIGHGSDVANVATTATYDEATEEFVIETPFRAATKEYIGNAARDARAAVLFAQLITKGVKHGVHAFFVPVRDESGEPMPGVSIEDDGYKGGLKGVDNGRLAFDSVRIPRTNLLNRYGHVTADGTYSSPIESPGRRFFTMLGTLVQGRVSLDGASVVASKLALDIAVRYGLERKQFTAGDDFAETTLLDYGQHQRRLMPALAAVYASAFAHEKLLTSFEEVFAGADDSEENRALLETRAAAFKADSTWMALDVIQECREACGGAGFMAENRLVGLRADLDVYVTFEGDNTVLLQLVAKRLLGDYAKEFANLDVGGAARFIGTQAAEHTLYRTGLANAGRAISDALTPNLGDKRIRSGRLQRTLLETRLEVMVSGVAQALRPATKMPAAQAADLFNVHQHELIEMARAYVELEKWKALDEKMREQTDADQAKAFRRLRDTYGLGLIEKHMAWHLMYGRLPMSRARQINETLNRLCQKLAANAHDLVEAFGYSDVHRRATIASGVEAERQAEAADYYRRARARQDFPVDEKQLRKAAKKKAKAAAR; from the coding sequence ATGAAGCTGTCTCTTGATCCGAAAGCCATCAACACCGTCCTCGACGGACAGTGGGCAGACGCTCGCCGACGCGGGCGAACCCTGGCCGAAGAACCGTCGACCCACGACGATCCGGCCGATGATCTCGACACCGCACGGGCGAAGACCCTCGACGGGGTCATGATGATGGCCGAGACCGGACTGCCGATGACCGGGCTGTCACCGGAGATGGGCGGAAAGAACGAACACGCCACGAACGTCGCCGGGTTCGAAGAGACCGTCACCGCCAACCCGAGCCTGCAGATCAAGGCAGGCGTCCAGTTCGGGCTATTCGGCGGAGCGATCCTCCACCTCGGCGATCAGGAGCAGCATCACAAGTGGCTGCTCGACGCTCAGTCCGGACGCCTGCTGGGTTCGTTCGCGATGACGGAGATCGGACACGGCTCCGATGTCGCCAACGTGGCGACCACCGCCACCTACGACGAGGCGACCGAAGAGTTCGTCATCGAGACTCCCTTCCGGGCCGCAACGAAGGAATACATCGGCAACGCCGCCCGCGATGCCAGGGCCGCCGTTCTCTTCGCACAGCTGATCACCAAGGGAGTCAAGCACGGGGTGCATGCCTTCTTCGTGCCCGTCCGCGACGAGTCCGGTGAGCCGATGCCGGGAGTCTCGATCGAAGACGACGGCTACAAGGGCGGGCTCAAGGGCGTCGACAATGGTCGCCTCGCCTTCGACTCGGTGCGGATCCCGCGCACCAATCTGCTCAACCGCTATGGACATGTCACCGCCGACGGCACATACTCCTCCCCCATCGAATCACCGGGACGCCGTTTCTTCACGATGCTCGGCACCCTGGTCCAGGGCCGCGTCTCGCTCGACGGCGCCTCCGTGGTCGCCTCGAAGCTCGCCCTCGACATCGCCGTGCGCTACGGACTCGAACGCAAGCAGTTCACGGCCGGCGACGACTTCGCCGAGACGACCCTGCTCGACTACGGCCAGCATCAGCGTCGCCTCATGCCTGCCCTCGCCGCCGTCTACGCCTCAGCGTTCGCACACGAGAAGCTGCTGACCTCCTTCGAGGAGGTCTTCGCCGGAGCCGACGACTCCGAGGAGAACCGGGCTCTGCTCGAGACCCGGGCAGCAGCGTTCAAGGCCGACTCGACCTGGATGGCGCTCGACGTCATCCAGGAATGCCGTGAAGCCTGCGGCGGTGCCGGTTTCATGGCGGAGAACCGCCTCGTGGGACTGCGCGCCGACCTCGACGTCTACGTCACCTTCGAAGGCGACAACACGGTGCTGCTGCAGCTCGTGGCCAAGCGCCTCCTCGGTGACTATGCCAAGGAGTTCGCGAATCTCGACGTCGGTGGTGCCGCCCGGTTCATCGGCACCCAGGCCGCCGAGCACACGCTCTACCGCACCGGTCTGGCCAATGCCGGACGGGCGATCTCGGACGCGCTGACCCCGAACCTCGGTGACAAACGGATCCGGTCGGGACGCTTGCAGCGGACCCTGCTCGAGACGCGTCTGGAGGTCATGGTCTCCGGAGTGGCCCAGGCACTGCGTCCGGCGACGAAGATGCCGGCCGCGCAGGCGGCCGATCTGTTCAACGTCCACCAGCACGAGCTCATCGAGATGGCACGCGCCTATGTCGAGCTCGAGAAGTGGAAGGCACTCGACGAGAAGATGAGGGAGCAGACCGACGCCGATCAGGCCAAGGCCTTCCGTCGTCTGCGTGACACCTACGGTCTCGGACTGATCGAGAAGCATATGGCCTGGCACCTCATGTACGGTCGCCTGCCGATGTCGCGCGCACGCCAGATCAACGAGACGCTGAACCGTCTGTGCCAGAAGCTCGCGGCCAACGCCCACGACCTCGTCGAAGCATTCGGCTACTCGGATGTCCACCGTCGGGCCACCATCGCCTCCGGTGTCGAAGCCGAGCGTCAGGCCGAGGCCGCCGACTACTACCGTCGGGCGCGTGCCCGTCAGGACTTCCCGGTCGACGAGAAGCAGCTGCGCAAGGCCGCGAAGAAGAAAGCGAAGGCCGCCGCACGGTGA